The genomic region ATAGCTTCCACCCAGTCAGGATGCACGCCCAGAGTCTGCGTGGAGTACACCTGGCAAGGAATCATGGACTCCAGTCGTTGCAACAAAAATTTATTGTGTGCGCCTCCGCCACAAACATACACCGCATCTATATCCAGATCTTTTTCCTGAAGGGCGGAATTTATATCGCGAGCGATGCATTGAGCGGTCAAGTCACATAATGTCGCTTGCACGTCCATCGGATCAAGATCTGGAAAATTACACAGACTGTCTTGCATCCAGTCCAAATTAAAATATTCGCGACCAGTACTTTTTGGAGGGGCCAATTTAAAATAGTCATCTGTGATCAATTGCAATAACAAGGTTGCTTCAACCTGTCCCATTTGCGCCCAGGCACCACTGTGATCAAATGGCATTTGAATATGTTTTTGTGCCCACAAGTCCATTAAGGTGTTACCCGGTCCGCAATCGTGTCCACTAACACTTCCATCTTTTTGCATTAGGGTCATATTACTGATGCCGCCAATGTTCACGACCGCGCGGTCATACTCAGAAGATGCAAACACGGCTTGATGAAACCCGGGGGCGAGCGGTGCGCCTTGTCCGCCCAGAGCAATGTCTTTACGTCGGAAGTCAGCAACTGTTTTAATGTCCGTTTGACTGGCTATGGTATTCGGGTCGCCGATCTGCAGGGTGAAAGGGGTTGTTGCATCGGCTCCGTGCCGAATGTTTTGACCATGGCTGCCAATCGCTGCAATATCGCTTGCTTGCAGTCCGGTTTTTTTTAAAAGATTCCGGGCAGCGTCCACAAAAGAATTCGCTACCATAACATCCACTTGCCCCAGTTCATCCAGAGCAATGCCGGAAGCGTTCACCACGATGGTATTTAAACGTTTTTGTAATGCATCGGAATAAGCTTCACTGTGGGTTTCAAGCAGTTTGAGGTCACCGTTTGAGCACTGAATTAATGCGGCATCAATGCCATCCATGCTGGTGCCGGAGATCAGGCCAATGAAATACTGCGGAGTTTGCTCTGTCACAGCTTGGCGAGTGCGTAAGGAATACTTATTGTGCCGCTGAGGCGCCGGTTGCACCGCTGACTGAAATATTATCAGTGTTTGCCTGCAAGGTATTTGCCCGTTTGATTACATCAAGTTGGGTTAGTAAGGGATTTTTTACCTGTTCGAAGTCAGCTTTATGTTTTTTCGGCAAGGGCTTGGCGTTTGGAAGTTTTACGGTGCGCGGGTTTCTATGCACACCATTGACGCGGTATTCATAATGCAGGTGTTTTGCTGTGACTGTTCCAGTCGCACCCAGGTAACCAATGGTTTGACCCTGTTTTACACGTGAGCCATGTCTGACTTTGCGATTAAATTTATTCAGGTGAGCATACAGCGTAGTAATGTTTCCCCCATGCTGAATGATCACGCAATTACCGTAACCGCCCTTGCGCCCACGAAAAATAACTTTACCATCACCGGCCGCAATTATTGGCGTGTTGAGTGGACCTCCATAATCCACACCTCGATGCGGTCTAACCCGTTTGTGTACGGGATGCATACGTCTCGGGTTAAAGCTTGATGTGACACGCGGGGTGAATTTGATGGGTGCGCGCAAAAAAGCTTTTTTCATGCTTTTTCCGTCGGGTGAATAGAAATTGCTCTCGCCGTTCTCGTCTTCAAACCGAATTGCATGAAAAGACTTGCCGTTATTGGTGAACTCGGCGGCAAGAATGTTTCCGGTACGTAATTTCTCACCGTTTTTCCAGAGCTCTTCGTAGATCACAGTGAAATTATCGTTCTTGCGAATGTCGAGCACAAAGTCGATATCCCATCTGAATATGCCTGCTAAATTCATGATCAATCGATCTTCCATCCCGGCTTGCATGCCAGCCAAAAATAAAGAGTCCTTGATACTGCCATGCGCATAAGCAACACGAACGTCCAGTGGTGTTTTTATTAACTCGGTTGAAAACGCGCCATTAGTTTTGCGTGTTGCGGTTAAGGTGCTTTCATCATCTACTTGATAATGCAGGGATTGAATTTGACCGGTGTTGTCAAATGGCTTAACACCTATTTTGTCACCCGGCTTGAGCCGGGTTAGATATTTTTTTGCATCCTGGTTATTTAAGATCGCCAGCATATTGTCATAAGACAAATTGTTCTTGGTAAACAGTTCACCTAATGTATCGCCATTATTAACCTCGATTGTCATGGTGCTGATTGATTCCGTTTGCGAGGTGATAGCAAGGTCATAGGAATCGATATCAGGTAAGTCGAGTTGTAAAGTGAGTGCTTGAGCATCATTGTTGGACGCATCACCTTCGACTGCCGGAGAATTATTTTGTGGCCAGAACAACACCGAAACAATAGTCAGCAACGCACCAGTCGCCATAGCGGTGCTGGGCGTTAAGTGGCGTTTGAATCGGGCAAATAAACCAGGAGTAGCAGCTCCCTTTCTCTGCTTTAAACCCGAAGTCGGGTTTTGTGGCTTATAATCGTGTCTGAGTCTGTTGGGCACGTAAGCTTATACAATTGCGAATACAATCAACACTTTACCCTAAATGCCAATTTCTGGTCAATTGTTGCTCGCCACTAATTTAACCCCTGATAACCCAAGAAAGCCACAATAATGTCAGATAACAACCCGGAAAATACTAAAACCCTTAGCCACGAGATCCAGCAACAAATGGACTTGATTCGTCGCGGAGTCGATGAGATCTTGCCAGAAGAAGACTTGATCGAACGACTTAAACTCGGAAAACCTTTGCGCGTAAAAGCCGGGTTTGACCCTACTGCGCCAGACCTGCACCTGGGTCACACTGTTTTAATCAATAAACTTCGCCATTTTCAGGATCTTGGCCACACGGTGATTTTCCTGATTGGTGATTTCACCGGAATGATCGGAGACCCCAGTGGCAAAAACGCCACGCGTCCGCCATTAAGCCGCGATGCGATATTGGAAAACGCAGAGACTTATAAAGAGCAAGTTTTCAAGATCCTTGACCCTGACAAGACCGAAGTGCGCTTTAATTCCGAATGGATGGATGCCCTGGGCGCAGCTGGCATGATAAGACTCGCCGCTTCCCATACGGTAGCGCGCATGCTGGAACGCGACGATTTCAAAAAACGCTTTGCCAATAATCAACCCATCGCAATTCACGAATTTCTATACCCACTGGCGCAAGGCTACGATTCGGTAGCACTCGAAGCCGACATCGAATTGGGCGGTACTGACCAGCGCTTTAATCTGCTGATGGGGCGTCAATTACAACAACAAGCCGGAAGACCGGCGCAATCGATTTTGATGATGCCTTTGCTGGAGGGTCTGGACGGCGTTAAGAAAATGTCCAAGTCGCTGGATAATTACATTGGCATTGATGAAAAGCCCGACGACATGTTTGGCAAGATCATGTCAATTTCCGATGAATTGATGTGGCGTTACTTTGAATTACTCAGTTTTAAGCCTGTAAGCGAGATTGCTGCTTTTAAACAG from Gammaproteobacteria bacterium harbors:
- a CDS encoding tyrosine--tRNA ligase — translated: MSDNNPENTKTLSHEIQQQMDLIRRGVDEILPEEDLIERLKLGKPLRVKAGFDPTAPDLHLGHTVLINKLRHFQDLGHTVIFLIGDFTGMIGDPSGKNATRPPLSRDAILENAETYKEQVFKILDPDKTEVRFNSEWMDALGAAGMIRLAASHTVARMLERDDFKKRFANNQPIAIHEFLYPLAQGYDSVALEADIELGGTDQRFNLLMGRQLQQQAGRPAQSILMMPLLEGLDGVKKMSKSLDNYIGIDEKPDDMFGKIMSISDELMWRYFELLSFKPVSEIAAFKQQVEEGKNPRDIKFELGKEIVARFHDQAAADQAQASFIARFQKGAMPEDIPEKRLSGDGAAIGVAAALTKAGLTSSNSEAFRMIKQGAVKIDGERITDKSLLLEPGFEGILQVGKRRFCRVFID
- a CDS encoding peptidoglycan DD-metalloendopeptidase family protein — its product is MATGALLTIVSVLFWPQNNSPAVEGDASNNDAQALTLQLDLPDIDSYDLAITSQTESISTMTIEVNNGDTLGELFTKNNLSYDNMLAILNNQDAKKYLTRLKPGDKIGVKPFDNTGQIQSLHYQVDDESTLTATRKTNGAFSTELIKTPLDVRVAYAHGSIKDSLFLAGMQAGMEDRLIMNLAGIFRWDIDFVLDIRKNDNFTVIYEELWKNGEKLRTGNILAAEFTNNGKSFHAIRFEDENGESNFYSPDGKSMKKAFLRAPIKFTPRVTSSFNPRRMHPVHKRVRPHRGVDYGGPLNTPIIAAGDGKVIFRGRKGGYGNCVIIQHGGNITTLYAHLNKFNRKVRHGSRVKQGQTIGYLGATGTVTAKHLHYEYRVNGVHRNPRTVKLPNAKPLPKKHKADFEQVKNPLLTQLDVIKRANTLQANTDNISVSGATGASAAQ
- a CDS encoding anhydro-N-acetylmuramic acid kinase; the encoded protein is MTEQTPQYFIGLISGTSMDGIDAALIQCSNGDLKLLETHSEAYSDALQKRLNTIVVNASGIALDELGQVDVMVANSFVDAARNLLKKTGLQASDIAAIGSHGQNIRHGADATTPFTLQIGDPNTIASQTDIKTVADFRRKDIALGGQGAPLAPGFHQAVFASSEYDRAVVNIGGISNMTLMQKDGSVSGHDCGPGNTLMDLWAQKHIQMPFDHSGAWAQMGQVEATLLLQLITDDYFKLAPPKSTGREYFNLDWMQDSLCNFPDLDPMDVQATLCDLTAQCIARDINSALQEKDLDIDAVYVCGGGAHNKFLLQRLESMIPCQVYSTQTLGVHPDWVEAMAFAWLAKQTVTQQAGNIPEVTGARRAAVLGGIYIP